In the Brassica napus cultivar Da-Ae chromosome A7, Da-Ae, whole genome shotgun sequence genome, one interval contains:
- the LOC106353675 gene encoding phosphatidylinositol/phosphatidylcholine transfer protein SFH5 isoform X1, producing MSGPLDFARPCFEGCSSNDERRERRSEFEVSEDEKRTRIGTFKKKAAKASSKLRHSLKKKGSSGRRRSTDRNFSLTIEDIHDVEELRAVDELRSLLLSENLLPPQLDDYHIMLRFLKARKFDVGKTKLMWSNMIQWRQEFGTDTIVEDFEFQEVDEVLRYYPQGYHGVDKEGRPVYIERLGKVDPAKLMQVTTLERYIRYHVREFEKTVSIKFPACCIAAKRHIDSSTTILDVQGVGLKNFSKPARDLIIQLQKIDNDNYPETLQRMFIINAGPGFKLLWGSVKSFLDPKTVTKIHVVGNKYQNKLLEIIDASQLPDFLGGSCTCADEGGCMRSDKGPWKDPEILTMVQSGGTLCSHASILNSASRMNSCDKPSFSGIKVSDTSTAESSSELEEMASPKANKDSHVPKLTPVCEDLQIRTNGRSYPTDSSEYDSPMVDKVVDVAWMANEKPKTPQGPKESPGLGKLGPVSHIFRWLTTLFTFLISMVALPQSKDEHSQSESSVDEPNARESRPPSPVYSTVRERNLVSSVVNRLGDLEKQVETLHSKRHEMPREKEELLNTAVYRVDALEAELIATKKALHEALMRQDDLLAYIDREEDEKYHQRKKLCW from the exons ATGTCAGGCCCTCTCGATTTCGCTAGACCTT GTTTCGAAGGGTGTTCGAGCAATGATGAGAGAAGAGAACGGAGATCAGAGTTCGAAGTTTCAGAGGACGAGAAGAGAACGAGAATCGGCACCTTTAAGAAGAAAGCAGCCAAAGCTTCAAGCAAACTGAGACACTCGCTCAAGAAGAAAGGAAGCAGCGGTAGGAGGAGAAGCACTGATCGGAACTTCTCTCTTACCATTGAAGACATTCACGACGTTGAGGAACTGCGAGCTGTTGATGAGTTAAGGAGTTTACTCCTCTCTGAGAATCTGCTTCCTCCACAGCTTGATGATTATCACATCATGTTGAg GTTCCTGAAAGCGAGGAAGTTTGATGTTGGGAAAACCAAACTGATGTGGAGTAACATGATTCAGTGGAGACAAGAGTTTGGTACAGACACTATTGTCGAG GATTTTGAGTTTCAAGAGGTGGATGAGGTGCTCAGATACTACCCTCAAGGCTATCATGGTGTTGACAAAGAAGGAAGACCTGTTTACATTGAGAGGTTAGGAAAAGTCGATCCGGCAAAACTCATGCAAGTCACCACATTGGAGAGATACATAAGGTATCATGTTAGAGAGTTTGAGAAGACTGTTAGTATCAAGTTTCCTGCTTGCTGCATTGCTGCTAAGAGACACATTGACTCTAGCACCACCATTCTTGACGTTCAAGGCGTg GGTTTAAAGAACTTCTCGAAGCCTGCGAGGGATCTCATAATCCAGCTGCAAAAGATTGATAATGATAACTACCCTGAG ACACTACAGCGCATGTTCATCATCAATGCTGGTCCTGGTTTTAAGCTTCTTTGGGGGTCGGTGAAATCATTTCTTGATCCAAAAACAGTAACAAAGATCCAT GTTGTTGGTAACAAGTACCAGAACAAACTACTTGAGATAATTGATGCAAG TCAGCTGCCAGATTTTCTTGGTGGCAGTTGTACATGTGCTGATGAAGGTGGCTGTATGAGATCTGATAAAGGTCCCTGGAAAGACCCAGAGATATTAACT ATGGTTCAAAGTGGTGGAACCCTCTGCAGTCATGCATCTATTCTAAACAGTGCTTCCCGTATGAACTCATGTGATAAGCCATCTTTTTCCGGG ATTAAAGTCAGTGACACCTCAACAGCGGAATCAAGCTCTGAACTAGAAGAGATGGCTTCTCCAAAAGCAAACAAGGACAGTCATGTTCCCAAGTTGACTCCTGTTTGTGAAGAT TTGCAGATTAGGACCAATGGTAGATCATATCCTACTGATTCATCAGAGTATGACTCACCAATGGTGGACAAAGTTGTGGATGTTGCTTGGATGGCTAATGAGAAGCCAAAGACTCCACAAG GCCCCAAGGAGTCACCCGGTTTGGGAAAGTTAGGACCGGTTAGTCATATCTTCAGGTGGTTAACCACGTTGTTCACGTTTCTCATATCTATGGTGGCTCTGCCACAGAGTAAAGATGAACATTCTCAGTCTGAATCTTCAGTTGATGAACCAAACGCTAGAGAGTCTCGTCCTCCTTCACCGGTTTATTCAACTGTCAGAGAGAGAAACCTCGTTTCTTCTGTTGTGAACAGACTAGGAGATCTTGAGAAACAAGTGGAGACACTGCACTCAAAGCGACATGAGATGCCTAGGGAGAAAGAAGAGTTGCTTAACACAGCTGTGTATCGCGTGGATGCCCTTGAAGCAGAGCTCATTGCTACCAAAAAG GCTTTACATGAGGCTTTAATGAGACAGGATGATCTTTTGGCTTACATAGACCGTGAAGAAGATGAGAAATACCATCAG AGAAAGAAGTTGTGTTGGTGA
- the LOC106353675 gene encoding phosphatidylinositol/phosphatidylcholine transfer protein SFH5 isoform X2, which produces MSGPLDFARPCFEGCSSNDERRERRSEFEVSEDEKRTRIGTFKKKAAKASSKLRHSLKKKGSSGRRRSTDRNFSLTIEDIHDVEELRAVDELRSLLLSENLLPPQLDDYHIMLRFLKARKFDVGKTKLMWSNMIQWRQEFGTDTIVEDFEFQEVDEVLRYYPQGYHGVDKEGRPVYIERLGKVDPAKLMQVTTLERYIRYHVREFEKTVSIKFPACCIAAKRHIDSSTTILDVQGVGLKNFSKPARDLIIQLQKIDNDNYPETLQRMFIINAGPGFKLLWGSVKSFLDPKTVTKIHVVGNKYQNKLLEIIDASQLPDFLGGSCTCADEGGCMRSDKGPWKDPEILTMVQSGGTLCSHASILNSASRMNSCDKPSFSGIKVSDTSTAESSSELEEMASPKANKDSHVPKLTPVCEDIRTNGRSYPTDSSEYDSPMVDKVVDVAWMANEKPKTPQGPKESPGLGKLGPVSHIFRWLTTLFTFLISMVALPQSKDEHSQSESSVDEPNARESRPPSPVYSTVRERNLVSSVVNRLGDLEKQVETLHSKRHEMPREKEELLNTAVYRVDALEAELIATKKALHEALMRQDDLLAYIDREEDEKYHQRKKLCW; this is translated from the exons ATGTCAGGCCCTCTCGATTTCGCTAGACCTT GTTTCGAAGGGTGTTCGAGCAATGATGAGAGAAGAGAACGGAGATCAGAGTTCGAAGTTTCAGAGGACGAGAAGAGAACGAGAATCGGCACCTTTAAGAAGAAAGCAGCCAAAGCTTCAAGCAAACTGAGACACTCGCTCAAGAAGAAAGGAAGCAGCGGTAGGAGGAGAAGCACTGATCGGAACTTCTCTCTTACCATTGAAGACATTCACGACGTTGAGGAACTGCGAGCTGTTGATGAGTTAAGGAGTTTACTCCTCTCTGAGAATCTGCTTCCTCCACAGCTTGATGATTATCACATCATGTTGAg GTTCCTGAAAGCGAGGAAGTTTGATGTTGGGAAAACCAAACTGATGTGGAGTAACATGATTCAGTGGAGACAAGAGTTTGGTACAGACACTATTGTCGAG GATTTTGAGTTTCAAGAGGTGGATGAGGTGCTCAGATACTACCCTCAAGGCTATCATGGTGTTGACAAAGAAGGAAGACCTGTTTACATTGAGAGGTTAGGAAAAGTCGATCCGGCAAAACTCATGCAAGTCACCACATTGGAGAGATACATAAGGTATCATGTTAGAGAGTTTGAGAAGACTGTTAGTATCAAGTTTCCTGCTTGCTGCATTGCTGCTAAGAGACACATTGACTCTAGCACCACCATTCTTGACGTTCAAGGCGTg GGTTTAAAGAACTTCTCGAAGCCTGCGAGGGATCTCATAATCCAGCTGCAAAAGATTGATAATGATAACTACCCTGAG ACACTACAGCGCATGTTCATCATCAATGCTGGTCCTGGTTTTAAGCTTCTTTGGGGGTCGGTGAAATCATTTCTTGATCCAAAAACAGTAACAAAGATCCAT GTTGTTGGTAACAAGTACCAGAACAAACTACTTGAGATAATTGATGCAAG TCAGCTGCCAGATTTTCTTGGTGGCAGTTGTACATGTGCTGATGAAGGTGGCTGTATGAGATCTGATAAAGGTCCCTGGAAAGACCCAGAGATATTAACT ATGGTTCAAAGTGGTGGAACCCTCTGCAGTCATGCATCTATTCTAAACAGTGCTTCCCGTATGAACTCATGTGATAAGCCATCTTTTTCCGGG ATTAAAGTCAGTGACACCTCAACAGCGGAATCAAGCTCTGAACTAGAAGAGATGGCTTCTCCAAAAGCAAACAAGGACAGTCATGTTCCCAAGTTGACTCCTGTTTGTGAAGAT ATTAGGACCAATGGTAGATCATATCCTACTGATTCATCAGAGTATGACTCACCAATGGTGGACAAAGTTGTGGATGTTGCTTGGATGGCTAATGAGAAGCCAAAGACTCCACAAG GCCCCAAGGAGTCACCCGGTTTGGGAAAGTTAGGACCGGTTAGTCATATCTTCAGGTGGTTAACCACGTTGTTCACGTTTCTCATATCTATGGTGGCTCTGCCACAGAGTAAAGATGAACATTCTCAGTCTGAATCTTCAGTTGATGAACCAAACGCTAGAGAGTCTCGTCCTCCTTCACCGGTTTATTCAACTGTCAGAGAGAGAAACCTCGTTTCTTCTGTTGTGAACAGACTAGGAGATCTTGAGAAACAAGTGGAGACACTGCACTCAAAGCGACATGAGATGCCTAGGGAGAAAGAAGAGTTGCTTAACACAGCTGTGTATCGCGTGGATGCCCTTGAAGCAGAGCTCATTGCTACCAAAAAG GCTTTACATGAGGCTTTAATGAGACAGGATGATCTTTTGGCTTACATAGACCGTGAAGAAGATGAGAAATACCATCAG AGAAAGAAGTTGTGTTGGTGA